The DNA segment GAGGGATTGGAATCATGAACATCATGTTGGCGACCGTCACGGAGCGGACTCGAGAAATCGGGATTCGCCGTGCGATCGGAGCGAAGCGAAAAGATATTATCCGCCAGTTCCTTTTTGAAACCACGGTCCTTAGTACAACGGGGGGGCTGTTGGGAATCGCCCTCGGGGTCACGATCCCAGTGATCGTGACCTATATCCTTGAGGTCGAAACCGCGACCACGCTCAGTTCGATTCTGCTGGCGTTTGGAATCTCCGTCGTTACCGGGATCATCTTCGGTGTTTACCCCGCTTATAAAGCGGCTTCTATGAATCCGATCGAAGCGCTTCGGCATCAGTAACGATGCGCCCTCGCAACCGGATGGTGATTGCCTTGCCACCCGGCTGATCGGTCCACGTGTTAAATTTCCAACCGGCGAACGGATGGAAGTCGCAATTCGTTTGAATAGCAGACGGTCCATCTTCGTTTAGGTCCGATTGCAAGTAGTGGCGAAGTCTAGAGGTACAGAGTTACAGGCCGCATTGCTGAATATCAATCATCGGGCATGGAGGCCTGTACCTATATGTTGCTTAACGGACGGATTTTAGCGTTAGCAACGATTGTGCTGGCTCCTGTCGTTTTAGGGTTTGCGAACCTTGATACCCAAGTTGTTTTTGCGCAGGATTTTCCGCAGGGTCCGGTCGACGGAAATATCGCGGGGCAGCGCTCCAGCCCCGTTGCCGATGCTGTCGGTGGAAAATTGGTCGATGTAGACGTCTTGTCCAGAGATACCGTTGGCGATTCCAAACCTGACGAAACGGAAGACGAAGACTTTGACGAGGACTTCGACGAGGACGAGGATGAACTCGATTCCTTGCTGGACATCGCTGACAATGATGTCGGCGAATTGGCCAATGTAAATGTCCGTCGCAATGCGGCTGCACCCGCCCTGCAGACGGAGGTGACCTCGGTAAGCCGTCAGAAAAGTACCGTCGGTCGATCTCCGGCCGCTATCTTTGTGATCTCCAGCGATATGATCCGCCGATCGGGGGCACGCTCTGTTCCCGATGCCTTGAGAATGGCACCGGGTGTGGAAGTCGCTCGGATCGACTCCAGCAAGTGGGCGGTTAGCATTCGTGGATCGAATGGTCGTTTTGCAAATAAATTGCTGGTGCAGATTGATGGCCGGACCGTTTACACCCCGCTGTTTGGCGGGACTTTCTGGGATGTGCAGGATTTGCTGCTGGAAGACATTGAACGGATCGAGGTTTCTCGCGGACCGGGGGCCAGTGTGTGGGGAGCCAACGCAGTGAACGGTGTGATCAATATCATCACCAAAAGTGCCTCCGAGACCTTGGGAACGTATGTCGAAGCTGGGGCAGGGACCGAGGATCGCGGTTTCGTCGGTGCTAGGCATGGTTGGCAAACCGAATCGGGCGTCGACATGCGTGTGTTTGGGAAGTGGTTTGACCGTGACAATGGCTACGTGCCCGGTGGCGCAGCGCACGATGAGTGGGAAGTTTCACGCGGCGGGTTTCGCGCGGACTGGAAACCGGATCGCGATTCGACGTTGACGTTCCAAGGGGATGTCTACGACGGGGCCACCGGACGCGAAAATAACTATCCGGCGCCGCCTCCGATCTTTTCTGAAAACTTCATCGAAGACGCTGACTTGGCAGGATGGAATACCCTGCTGCGTTATACCCAAGCGAACGGTCCCGATAGTGAATGGTCGTTGCAGGGCTACTATGACCGGACGGAACGAGGTTACCCGGAGAAAGGATTTCGCGAAGATCGCGATACGGTGGATGTCGATTTTCAGCATCGTTTTCGTTGGCACGACAATCATGCGGTCATTTGGGGCGCCAGCTACCGAAACACTCGCGATAAATTGCAGAACGCACCGTTTTTTATCACTTTCACTCCCGAGCGGCGTGCGGACGATCTGTTCAGCTATTTCGTGCAGGATGAAATCACGCTGTTGGACGACGAACTGTTTTTAACAGCGGGTGCGAAATTTATTCATAGTGATTACACCCCATTCGAATTTCAGCCAACCGTTCGACTGCTTTGGACTCCGAACGAAAGTCAGTCGATCTGGTGCTCCTATTCCCGTGCGGTGCGATTACCGACTCGCGTTGGCGACGACGTGCAATTGATCTTGCAGCCCAGAGCCGATTTGGGTGGGGTGTTTCCGATCTTTACGGGGAACCACGATTTCGTCGCAGAGGATTTAGACGCCTGGGAGATCGGGATGCGTTCTCAACCGACCCGCCGTTTCTCCTGGGACATCTCTGCGTTCTATTTCGACTACGACGATTTGCAATCCGTGCAGCCGGGAACGCCTTATTTCGATCCGACCATTCCTGCCGGCTTCTTGCCGCTGAACCTTTCCAATGATGGAGAGGGACGCAGTTATGGTTTTGAATTAACGACTAACTATGAGCTTCGCGAATGGTGGAGGCTTTACGGATGCTACAGCAACCTCCGCGAAGAGTTTAACGGAGATGGCACGAACGCCGACAGCAGTCCAAACAACCAGGTCTATCTGCAGTCCTCTTGGGACTTGGAGCACAATCTGTCGCTCGATTTGATTTGGCGCTACGTCGACAATCTTCCTGCCCGTCAGGTGCCCAGTTACAACACGGCGGATGCACGGCTTGGTTGGACGCCATCGCGCAATCTAGAAATTGCTTTGGTCGGACGCAATCTACTGGACCCCAATCATCCTGAATTCGCCAGCGACAGCTTTACCAGCAATATCGCTACAAACGTCGAACGCGAATTTTACGGCATGATCAGCTTGAGATACTAGCAAAATGTCCACCACGTGGCGTAAACGTTGAATGCGAAACGCCTTGGGGTTATTGGAGGCCTATCCTCTGACGGGGATTTTGCTTTGAATCCTCGGTGGTTTAGTTTCCAGTCGAACGTTCCTTTGAATGCCGTGGAGTCGTAGCGAGATGCGTTTCCCAGCAATTCTTACTTGGTTAACACTGCTGGGAGTGTTGTGTGCTGGAGGGAAGGCCGTCGGAGAGACCCCGCCTGCTCCCCCCACCGAACAGGAAACGATTGTAAGGATCGCAAAAGAAGACAATATCAAAGCGGTCTATCTATACAGTTTCGGTCGTTTCACCAATTGGCCCGATCGGTTGCCAGGGGACGATTCGCCTTTTCGCGTCGGCATTGTTGGGCCCTCAGGGGTCCAAAAGAGCCTGATGAAGATCGCTCGGAAACGGACGATCCACGATCGCCCGATCGAAGTCGTCCCGTATCAATCGGCGGAGGATGTGGTCGTGGACGCATGCGACCTGCTGTTCGTGTCCTCTGCAATTCAGCCGGTTGATCTGACCTCTTTAATGCTGCGGGTTCGTGGAACCTCGGTACTTACCGTTACGGAGTCGCCGTCTCGCCCTGAAGGAACCGTGGTCAACTTTGTTGAAACCAGCGGTGCCATCCAGTTTGAAATCGATCTGGAAGAAGCGAAACGGAAAAGCCTTGCAATGGATGCTCGGTTGCTACGCCAGGGAATAAAAATGCTTCCTAGCAGTCCAAATCAAGGTCCTTGAAAATGTTGCCCAGGTGTCTGTCCGTTCCGGTACGTTGGGTTGTCGCGGTTTCTCCGCGACAATTCCTGCGCAACGTGTCGATCCGAACGAAATTGCTGCTGCTGGCAACCACTTCTGCGCTGTTGGCACTTGTCATCGCGTTTTCAGGGATGGCCGCCTACGACATTCAGTTCATTCGACAATCCAAAGTCGATCAGCTGGAATCGCAGGCCAAGATGTTGGCATTTAATAGTACGGGGGTGCTGACATTCCAGGACAAAGCCGCTACGCGTGAATTGCTCGCTTCGATGGCGATGTACCCAACCGTCGAATACGTATGCGTGCGAGACGAAACAGGAAGCTTGTTCGCCGAATTTCGCTCGCGTCCAAATAGCGTGGCTCGTCGACCAAGCAACCCAGCGAGCGGTCACCAAATCACGGACGAAGGTATCGAGGTTTTTCACCCAATCACCGACCGTGGTGAAAAAATTGGGTCGATTTATGTCTTTGCCAATATGTCCGATCTTGATTCGCATATTCGCCGCTATCTGTTAATCGGTTCCGGGATCATGCTGCTGTCACTGACCGGTGCAGGATTCATGTCCGTGTTATTGCAGCGATCGATTTCCAGGCCGGTCAAGGAACTGGCCGTGGCGGCAAAAACGGTTAAAGACCAACGGGATTTTTCGATTCGCGTGACCCCGCGGTCGACCGATGAACTGGGGGAATTAAGCGTTACTTTCAACAATATGTTGGATGAAATCCAAAGTTCTAAAGCGGCACTACAGACGGCCAATGATCGTCTGGAAGAACGGGTCGAGCAGCGAACGGCACAGTTGACGCAAGAGATTGAACGTCGCCAATCGGTGCAGGATGCATTGGTCGTTGCACGGGATGAAGCCGAGGCGGCCAGTCGCGCCAAAAGTGAATTCTTGGCGAACATGAGCCATGAAATCCGCACGCCTCTTAACGGGATACTTGGTTTTACCGAATTGCTCACGAATTCTTCGGCGGTTGCAGAGCCGACGCTGCGTAAAGACTATTTGGAAACGATTTCGGCAAGCGGCCAACACTTGCTAGCCCTGATCAATGACATTTTGGATCTGTCCAAAATCGAAGCGGGGCAGCTAGAAGTGGAATTATCCCCATGCTCGCCCCACGATGTACTGAACCAAGTTGTCAGCGTGTTGCGAGCCCGCGCCCAACAGAAAGGGCTGAAGCTGCGATGCGACTGGACGACCAAGGTCCCCGAATCGATCGTGACCGACGGCGGACGGTTGCGGCAGTTGTTGATGAATTTAGTTGGCAACGCCATTAAATTCACCAACGAAGGATCCGTTCGTATCAGTGCCGAACTTGATCATTTCAGTGAAGTTCTGACCATTCGCGTGATCGATACCGGGATCGGAATCCCTAACGAAAAACAGGCGAAAATTTTTAGTCCTTTTGTCCAGGCCGATAATTCGGTCACGCGGCGATACGGTGGTACGGGACTTGGATTGGCGATTTCTCGTAGGCTCTCCGCGGCACTTGGTGGGGAACTGCAGGTGGAAAGCAAAGAAGGGGAAGGAAGTATCTTTATCCTGAAAGTCCAAACGGGTTCGCTGAAGGACGTTGATCTTCTCTTAGCGCCTCCTGCGGATGCCTTGATCGGCATGCTGGATTCCGAGCTGAGTGAAGAGATTCGTTTGCCTGCCTGCAACATTCTGGTTGTTGAAGATGGCCAAATTAATCGCAAACTGGTTCGCATCATGCTTGAAGAGGCAGGTGCCAAAGTGACAACCGCAGAGAATGGATGGGTCGGGGTTCAGGCCGCACGTCGTGAAGCGTTTGATCTGGTTGTGATGGATATGCAGATGCCGGTGATGGACGGCTATACCGCCGCTTCGCAGCTGCGAAAAGACGGAATCACCGTGCCGATCGTGGCGTTGACCGCCCACGCGATGAAAGGGGATGAAGAGAAGTGCCTCGCGGCCGGCTGTTCGGATTATTTAACAAAGCCGATTCAAGGGACGTCCTTGTTGCAGAGTGTGCGAAATCTGATTCCTGGAGCGGCAGCTATAAAGGCTGACTTTGCGAAGCCGATTGTCGCTTCAAAGCCAGCAGGCCGAACCGTGGTTCAAGTGGAAGCGGAATCTACCACGTATGCTCCTGCCGATCTGAGGTCGACGTTGCCGTTGGAAAATCCGATCTATCAAGAAATCGTTGAAGAATTCATCGGTTTTCTGAACGAGCATGTCCGTGATATGAAATCGGCGTTAGTCGATCACGATTTTGATCAACTGACTCACCTAGCCCATGGTTTAAAAGGGGCGGGCGGGACCGCAGGGTTTTCCGCTTTAACGTCGCCCGCGGCGAGGGTCTGGGACGCCGCCAAGGACGAAGACTGCGACCAAATCGAGGAATCGCTCGCGGTGCTTGCTGAATTGACTCAGCAGATCACCGCGACACCGCAGCGAGTTTGAGTTTCCAGCGATTTGTAATTTCCTGTTACCGCTCGGTAAATGGTGACCTAATGTTGACTATCAACTAGGACGATCACCTCTCCAATTCAAAAATCCGGCAGTTTTGAACTGCCGTCACCGCTGGGCCTCCGATGACCGCTACGACTAGCGAATTAGCTTCATCGACAATCATGATTGTCGATGACATCCCCATCAATGTTAAAGTCGCGCGTGCTCATCTTGAATCTGCTGGATATAGGAACTTTGTGACCCTGACCGATCCGGCTGAAGCATTAACCGCCATCGATTACTCCAATCCCGATGTCGTGCTGTTGGATATCATGATGCCAGGAATCAGCGGGCTGGAAATACTGGAAGACATCCGGGCAAATCCCCAGACGGAGCACTTGCCCGTTCTAGTCCTTAGTGGGGCAGAAAGCCGTGATCTAAAGAATCAGGCACTCTTGCTAGGGGCGACCGATTTTCTGTCCAAGCCTATCGACATTGATGAATTATTGCCGCGTGTCCGCAATAGTTTGTTGATGAAGACGTATGAAGATGATCTGCGGTCGCAAGTTGTGCAGCGTACTAAGGAGCTGGAACAAGCTCATTATGAACTGATTCATTGTCTGGCTAGGGCGGCCGAGTTCCGCGATGGCGATACAGGGGCTCATATCGTTCGTGTCGGCAAGTACGCCGCCATCATCGCCGATGAACTGGGGATGGAACCTGAAAAAATCAATCGTCTGCAACAGGCCGCAACCCTTCATGATGTTGGGAAGATTGGGATTCCCGATGCCATCCTTCAAAAAGAAGGAAAACTGACCGATGACGAATACGAAAACATGCAGCGACATTGCGGGCTTGGAGGGCAGGTTTTAAACCAGGATTTGCACCGCACAGGAATCTCCCTGACGAACCATCCCACGATTGGAGCTGAGATCATGGCTGTCTGTTCCTCGCCAACAATCGTGCTGGCTCGGACGATCGCCCTCACGCACCATGAACGCTGGGATGGGAACGGTTATCCCCTCGGGTTAGGAGGTGAGAACATTCCAATTGAAGGAAGGATCACCGCGGTTGCGGATGTGTTTGATGCCTTGAGTAGTCGCCGCCCGTACAAGAAAGCGTTCTCGCTGGATAAATGTTTAAGCATCTTAGACGAAGAGAGCGGGTCGCATTTTGATCCGCGAATCGTAAGTGCCTTCCTCAACCGAGTTTCCGATATCGTCGCAGTTCAACTTGAGTATGCCGATGTCTGTTAATTCACTGGGCGCCCAAGAGCGACCACAGGTCTTGGTAGTCGATGACCATCCGACGACCAGGAAGTTGATGTCTGCATGGCTAGAACTTTCCGGGTATCCGGTCTCTCAGGCGGAAGATGGAATCCGCGCTTGGTCAGCCGCTCAATTCGATTGCCCGCCGATTGTGGTCACTGACTGGAACATGCCAGAAATGTCAGGGCTGGAATTGTGCCGCTCGATTCGCCGCAAACTGTGTAACGAAGACGTTTATATCCTGGTCGCTACATCACGCGATTCGGGAGACGATCTTTCCGAAGCGATGGCAGCCGGGGCGAACGATTTTCTCTCCAAACCGATTCAAGAAGACGAATTTTTGGCGAGAATCCAAAACGCTGAAAACGCGATTCGGCAGTTGCAGATGAAGACGGAGCTTGCCGAAGTCGATGGCTTGACCGGACTGCTGAACCGCCGCTCTTTTTTAGAGCGAAGTGAAGCCGCACTTGAAGTGACAAAGCAGCTCGGGCAACCGACTTCCTGCCTGATGATGGACATTGACTTGTTTAAGCAATTCAATGACCAGTATGGGCATGCCATGGGGGACGACGTTCTGCGACTGGTCGCCAGCATCATCAAAGAGACTTCCCAGAATCGTGAGATCGCAGGTCGCCTAGGTGGCGACGAATTCTGTATTTTGCTTTCGGAATATGATGAAAACGAAGCGATCCTGTATGCAGACCGCTTGCGTAAACTGATTATCGATCGGTCTTCGGAATTGATTGGTCCCCATGCTGTGGTTCGCACGACGATTGGCGTCAGTCCGTTTACCGCAGAATGCAGGACGATTACCGATTTGCTGGAATTGTCCGATCGAGCCTTGTTGTCGGCAAAAAATGAGGGGCGTGATCGGACGCAAAGCCATACCGGTTTACAGCGTCAGCGACTGAACGAAGGGGACAATGCGACGGTCGGGCAATTTGCACTCCTTCGCTCTACTTCGGCAGAAGCGATCATGACAACCGGCATGGCGGTGTACGGTGAACAGGAATTGTTCCGCAATACGTTGGCTTCCTTCCTGGCGTCGAATGCTGATAGTGCGTGCGTGGTGAATGAAAATCGTGAACTTGTCGGTATGGTTTCCGAACGCGATTTCTTAAATGCACTCGCTTCCCGCAAAGAATTAGATGCTCCGCTTAGCGATGTGATGAACGGAAACATCGCTCGATTCAGGCTGGATACAACGGCGGAAAAAATCTGGCAAACGCTCCAACGAACTCCGATGTTGCGGAGTGTTGTTGTCGACGGGCGAGGCGTTCCCGTGGGGATGATCGAACGTCGTTCGCTGCTGCGATTGCTAAGCGAGATCGAAGAAATCTAATTGCGAGGTGACAACGTTCACTCGGCGAGCAATGCTTCGATATGTTTTCTGAAATTGGCTTCTCCTGGATTCCCTTTCCAGTTGAGTTCTCCTTGCCACCAAGTGCGGATAAAGCCCTCTTTGTCGATCAGGTAGACGGTTGGCCACATCGTTGTTCCCCAGCCCTTCCAGTTCTCTGATTCCGTATCCATTAGGAGCGGATATTGGATGTCATTTTCAACGGCGGCCGCTGCAACTTTTTCCGCATCCCTTTCCGAACTTGTTTCCGGAGTTTGAATGCCGATTACAACCAGCCCTTGGTCGGCATAGTCTTTGTGCCAGGCCGTATAGTGCGGCAGGTTACGTTTGCAGTTGATGCACTGAAACGCGTAGAAGTGGACGGCGACTACCTGCCCTTTCAGATCCTGCAGGTTTCCTGGCAGCGCTTTGGCAAGCCACTGCGATGTTTGCAGTTCAAGGGATGGGGCCAACGGATAGATTCGCTGAACGGCGGAGAAGTCGAATGGTTCGCCTCGCAGGTTCGCGATTTTCTGTTTCTGTTCATTGGAAAGACTATCGACAATCCCATGGTGCTCTTCATCTTTGATCGCCTGCAGTTCTTCTTGCAGCGATCCGAGGTCGGAACCGGACGCGACCTTCTTGCTTAGCTCGGTTGCGGTGCGATCGGTTTTTAGGGCTGCCAGTCGAAAGGCACTGTGATCTTCCTCTGATAATTGAAGGACGGCGGCGACATCCTTTTGCAGAACAATTCGAGTCCCCAAGGCTTGGCGTTCCAGCTGTTCCAGACGAAGCCATTGCACTCGATCCAGAACCGTTAGAAGGCTCTCTTTTAGTTTTTCTGTTAGTTGGCGTTGGATCGCTAGCCGGTCGGTGGCCGGTTGGATTCGCGACGGCCACCAGATCGCATCGAGGGGACGCAGTAACGCGACGACTTTTTCGATCTGCTTGGGGCGGAGCTTCAGTTCGTCCCAAACCAATTGGTCGTGCAGCATCTGTAGAAGCGCGGGGGGCATTTCGATCGGTTCGTCGCCGGTGAATTGGCTTTCGGCGGTGTTCTCTTTGTCGGCTCCGTGAACCAAATTCTGTGGATGGCTCAGTTGCACCAGGGCCAGCAAAAGCAGAGCAAACGAGAGATGGAAATAGCAGGTTCGCATGGCAGCCACAAAGCAAAGGGTAAAGGATCATTCGATCCGCATTATAGAGCACGGGCCGGAAATCCCGAAATTCTAAGCGGTGCCCAGCCGAGAAGCG comes from the Roseimaritima multifibrata genome and includes:
- a CDS encoding TonB-dependent receptor plug domain-containing protein, coding for MEACTYMLLNGRILALATIVLAPVVLGFANLDTQVVFAQDFPQGPVDGNIAGQRSSPVADAVGGKLVDVDVLSRDTVGDSKPDETEDEDFDEDFDEDEDELDSLLDIADNDVGELANVNVRRNAAAPALQTEVTSVSRQKSTVGRSPAAIFVISSDMIRRSGARSVPDALRMAPGVEVARIDSSKWAVSIRGSNGRFANKLLVQIDGRTVYTPLFGGTFWDVQDLLLEDIERIEVSRGPGASVWGANAVNGVINIITKSASETLGTYVEAGAGTEDRGFVGARHGWQTESGVDMRVFGKWFDRDNGYVPGGAAHDEWEVSRGGFRADWKPDRDSTLTFQGDVYDGATGRENNYPAPPPIFSENFIEDADLAGWNTLLRYTQANGPDSEWSLQGYYDRTERGYPEKGFREDRDTVDVDFQHRFRWHDNHAVIWGASYRNTRDKLQNAPFFITFTPERRADDLFSYFVQDEITLLDDELFLTAGAKFIHSDYTPFEFQPTVRLLWTPNESQSIWCSYSRAVRLPTRVGDDVQLILQPRADLGGVFPIFTGNHDFVAEDLDAWEIGMRSQPTRRFSWDISAFYFDYDDLQSVQPGTPYFDPTIPAGFLPLNLSNDGEGRSYGFELTTNYELREWWRLYGCYSNLREEFNGDGTNADSSPNNQVYLQSSWDLEHNLSLDLIWRYVDNLPARQVPSYNTADARLGWTPSRNLEIALVGRNLLDPNHPEFASDSFTSNIATNVEREFYGMISLRY
- a CDS encoding diguanylate cyclase — its product is MSVNSLGAQERPQVLVVDDHPTTRKLMSAWLELSGYPVSQAEDGIRAWSAAQFDCPPIVVTDWNMPEMSGLELCRSIRRKLCNEDVYILVATSRDSGDDLSEAMAAGANDFLSKPIQEDEFLARIQNAENAIRQLQMKTELAEVDGLTGLLNRRSFLERSEAALEVTKQLGQPTSCLMMDIDLFKQFNDQYGHAMGDDVLRLVASIIKETSQNREIAGRLGGDEFCILLSEYDENEAILYADRLRKLIIDRSSELIGPHAVVRTTIGVSPFTAECRTITDLLELSDRALLSAKNEGRDRTQSHTGLQRQRLNEGDNATVGQFALLRSTSAEAIMTTGMAVYGEQELFRNTLASFLASNADSACVVNENRELVGMVSERDFLNALASRKELDAPLSDVMNGNIARFRLDTTAEKIWQTLQRTPMLRSVVVDGRGVPVGMIERRSLLRLLSEIEEI
- a CDS encoding ATP-binding protein, with amino-acid sequence MLPRCLSVPVRWVVAVSPRQFLRNVSIRTKLLLLATTSALLALVIAFSGMAAYDIQFIRQSKVDQLESQAKMLAFNSTGVLTFQDKAATRELLASMAMYPTVEYVCVRDETGSLFAEFRSRPNSVARRPSNPASGHQITDEGIEVFHPITDRGEKIGSIYVFANMSDLDSHIRRYLLIGSGIMLLSLTGAGFMSVLLQRSISRPVKELAVAAKTVKDQRDFSIRVTPRSTDELGELSVTFNNMLDEIQSSKAALQTANDRLEERVEQRTAQLTQEIERRQSVQDALVVARDEAEAASRAKSEFLANMSHEIRTPLNGILGFTELLTNSSAVAEPTLRKDYLETISASGQHLLALINDILDLSKIEAGQLEVELSPCSPHDVLNQVVSVLRARAQQKGLKLRCDWTTKVPESIVTDGGRLRQLLMNLVGNAIKFTNEGSVRISAELDHFSEVLTIRVIDTGIGIPNEKQAKIFSPFVQADNSVTRRYGGTGLGLAISRRLSAALGGELQVESKEGEGSIFILKVQTGSLKDVDLLLAPPADALIGMLDSELSEEIRLPACNILVVEDGQINRKLVRIMLEEAGAKVTTAENGWVGVQAARREAFDLVVMDMQMPVMDGYTAASQLRKDGITVPIVALTAHAMKGDEEKCLAAGCSDYLTKPIQGTSLLQSVRNLIPGAAAIKADFAKPIVASKPAGRTVVQVEAESTTYAPADLRSTLPLENPIYQEIVEEFIGFLNEHVRDMKSALVDHDFDQLTHLAHGLKGAGGTAGFSALTSPAARVWDAAKDEDCDQIEESLAVLAELTQQITATPQRV
- a CDS encoding redoxin domain-containing protein translates to MRTCYFHLSFALLLLALVQLSHPQNLVHGADKENTAESQFTGDEPIEMPPALLQMLHDQLVWDELKLRPKQIEKVVALLRPLDAIWWPSRIQPATDRLAIQRQLTEKLKESLLTVLDRVQWLRLEQLERQALGTRIVLQKDVAAVLQLSEEDHSAFRLAALKTDRTATELSKKVASGSDLGSLQEELQAIKDEEHHGIVDSLSNEQKQKIANLRGEPFDFSAVQRIYPLAPSLELQTSQWLAKALPGNLQDLKGQVVAVHFYAFQCINCKRNLPHYTAWHKDYADQGLVVIGIQTPETSSERDAEKVAAAAVENDIQYPLLMDTESENWKGWGTTMWPTVYLIDKEGFIRTWWQGELNWKGNPGEANFRKHIEALLAE
- a CDS encoding YfiR family protein, producing MRFPAILTWLTLLGVLCAGGKAVGETPPAPPTEQETIVRIAKEDNIKAVYLYSFGRFTNWPDRLPGDDSPFRVGIVGPSGVQKSLMKIARKRTIHDRPIEVVPYQSAEDVVVDACDLLFVSSAIQPVDLTSLMLRVRGTSVLTVTESPSRPEGTVVNFVETSGAIQFEIDLEEAKRKSLAMDARLLRQGIKMLPSSPNQGP
- a CDS encoding HD domain-containing phosphohydrolase encodes the protein MTATTSELASSTIMIVDDIPINVKVARAHLESAGYRNFVTLTDPAEALTAIDYSNPDVVLLDIMMPGISGLEILEDIRANPQTEHLPVLVLSGAESRDLKNQALLLGATDFLSKPIDIDELLPRVRNSLLMKTYEDDLRSQVVQRTKELEQAHYELIHCLARAAEFRDGDTGAHIVRVGKYAAIIADELGMEPEKINRLQQAATLHDVGKIGIPDAILQKEGKLTDDEYENMQRHCGLGGQVLNQDLHRTGISLTNHPTIGAEIMAVCSSPTIVLARTIALTHHERWDGNGYPLGLGGENIPIEGRITAVADVFDALSSRRPYKKAFSLDKCLSILDEESGSHFDPRIVSAFLNRVSDIVAVQLEYADVC